From Deltaproteobacteria bacterium, one genomic window encodes:
- a CDS encoding TIGR03619 family F420-dependent LLM class oxidoreductase, producing MKFGMVIPTIGPLATGAAAMEAQITIAQRAEALGYDSLWAPDHVVFPTTINSKYPYNDTGKLPFGADIPLLEPIAALGVLAGATKRVRLGTWVLVLPHRNPIVTAKMWATLDVMSGGRMLLGVGIGWMEEEITLLGAPYNKRGALSDEYIRAMRELWNSPDPTFQGQYVNFSGIKCEPKPVQKPFPVWIGGHSARAMRRVVELGDGWLAVPKGYDNFNETNELLVRAAKNAGRDPRSVPVIIGTLYAPSVDASISDIKKYQALGYDSFIVPVPFWAQDLKGALAVMEEFARKANM from the coding sequence ATGAAATTTGGTATGGTGATCCCGACCATTGGACCATTAGCAACTGGCGCCGCCGCAATGGAGGCACAAATCACGATCGCGCAGCGAGCAGAGGCCTTAGGCTATGACTCGCTGTGGGCTCCCGACCATGTGGTATTTCCCACGACGATTAACTCGAAGTATCCATACAACGACACAGGGAAGTTGCCATTCGGGGCCGATATCCCACTGTTAGAGCCGATTGCGGCATTAGGAGTCCTTGCCGGTGCGACCAAGCGCGTACGCCTGGGTACATGGGTCCTGGTGTTACCGCATCGCAATCCCATTGTCACGGCTAAGATGTGGGCGACACTCGATGTGATGTCCGGAGGGCGGATGTTGTTGGGCGTGGGGATCGGATGGATGGAAGAGGAGATCACGCTCTTAGGCGCACCGTATAATAAACGCGGGGCGCTGAGTGATGAATATATTCGTGCCATGCGTGAACTGTGGAATAGCCCCGACCCGACGTTCCAGGGCCAATATGTGAACTTCAGCGGGATTAAATGCGAACCGAAACCCGTGCAAAAACCGTTTCCTGTCTGGATCGGTGGACATTCGGCACGTGCCATGCGTCGTGTTGTCGAACTTGGCGACGGCTGGCTCGCGGTACCCAAGGGTTACGACAACTTCAATGAGACGAACGAACTGCTTGTGCGCGCGGCTAAAAACGCCGGGCGTGACCCTCGCAGTGTGCCAGTCATCATTGGGACGCTCTATGCTCCTTCGGTTGACGCCAGTATCTCCGACATTAAGAAATACCAGGCGCTTGGCTATGACTCTTTCATTGTGCCGGTGCCGTTTTGGGCACAGGATCTTAAAGGTGCGCTTGCGGTCATGGAGGAGTTCGCTCGCAAAGCGAACATGTAG
- a CDS encoding radical SAM protein, with the protein MWLTTERARQRLAQEKRLFTANTEGEIPVCLIYPNRYPVGMANLGFHAAYKIIAQDPRCRCERAFLPDPDETDALSRAKTPLASLETQRPLSDFELLAFSLSFETDYIHILDILAAAHIPLLASEREEHHPIIIAGGPATFLNPEPIADFIDLFLIGEGEEMIPEFIERYAELRTARCSRNDKLHALSAIEGAYFPILFAPQYDAQGRIERVAYRGGGTPRVNRRLIKNLDAYPTTSQILSPEAVFGDMFLVEASRGCEWGCRFCAAGYMYRPVRYRSFASVKQSVTEGLQERSTIGLVGAEMASQPGIAALCQFIGQAGGRASPSSLKADVITHDLAAALGAQKNRSATVAPEAGSDRMRRLINKNLTEPEILRAAEWLIGGGVQSLKMYFMLGLPTEKTEDVEAIADLTAKIHERYCGKGAKVGGLTLSVNAFSPKPWTPLQWEPMEEMRGLRDKFTLLKKRLARLPRVTVDTESPREAYYQTLLSRGDRRTGQILLEAHQNGGDWWSVVQRLRRASRVQSPKGKEIQNSKFKIQNSKDLTPNPQPPTPDFFVHRRYDPKEILPWDFIDHSVSQQYLLSEWRKALLGLQTQPCDVTTCHKCEAC; encoded by the coding sequence ATGTGGTTGACGACTGAACGCGCCCGACAGCGTCTCGCGCAAGAAAAGCGCTTGTTCACTGCCAATACAGAAGGTGAGATTCCGGTCTGCTTGATCTATCCTAATCGCTACCCTGTAGGGATGGCGAATTTGGGATTTCATGCGGCCTATAAGATCATTGCTCAAGATCCGCGTTGTCGTTGTGAACGTGCGTTCTTGCCCGATCCCGATGAAACTGATGCATTGAGCCGAGCGAAAACACCGCTTGCGTCGCTCGAAACTCAACGGCCACTGTCGGATTTTGAATTATTGGCGTTCTCGTTATCGTTCGAGACCGACTACATTCATATTCTCGACATTCTCGCTGCAGCTCATATCCCGCTGCTCGCGAGCGAACGTGAGGAGCATCACCCTATTATCATTGCTGGCGGACCAGCAACTTTTCTCAATCCTGAACCGATAGCTGACTTCATTGACCTGTTCTTGATCGGTGAAGGTGAAGAGATGATTCCTGAGTTCATCGAGCGCTACGCTGAACTGCGGACCGCCCGGTGTAGCCGGAACGACAAATTACATGCGTTGAGTGCGATCGAAGGAGCCTACTTTCCGATACTATTTGCCCCGCAGTACGATGCACAAGGGCGAATCGAACGAGTTGCGTATCGAGGCGGAGGCACGCCGCGGGTCAATCGTCGGCTCATCAAGAATCTTGATGCGTATCCCACAACATCGCAGATCCTCAGCCCCGAGGCGGTATTTGGTGATATGTTTCTCGTCGAAGCGAGTCGCGGTTGTGAATGGGGCTGCCGTTTCTGTGCCGCAGGTTACATGTATCGTCCGGTGCGCTATCGTAGCTTCGCGTCAGTAAAACAAAGCGTGACTGAAGGATTGCAAGAGCGGTCGACAATTGGACTGGTCGGTGCGGAAATGGCCAGTCAGCCAGGGATTGCAGCTTTATGTCAGTTTATCGGCCAGGCTGGGGGCCGTGCCTCACCATCGTCATTGAAAGCCGATGTGATTACCCATGATCTTGCTGCTGCACTCGGGGCGCAAAAAAATCGTTCGGCGACGGTCGCGCCAGAGGCCGGTTCTGATCGCATGCGTCGCTTGATCAATAAGAATCTGACAGAGCCAGAGATTCTCCGTGCCGCGGAATGGCTGATCGGTGGTGGTGTGCAATCACTAAAGATGTATTTCATGTTGGGGCTACCAACCGAGAAAACTGAAGATGTCGAAGCGATTGCGGATCTCACCGCCAAGATTCATGAACGATATTGTGGCAAGGGCGCGAAAGTTGGTGGGCTCACGCTTTCTGTGAATGCCTTCTCGCCAAAACCGTGGACTCCGTTGCAATGGGAACCAATGGAAGAGATGCGCGGATTGCGAGACAAATTCACGCTCCTGAAGAAACGACTTGCGCGACTCCCTCGTGTGACTGTCGATACAGAATCCCCACGTGAAGCCTACTATCAAACACTCCTCTCTCGTGGTGATCGTCGCACGGGCCAGATTTTGCTCGAGGCCCATCAGAACGGTGGAGATTGGTGGAGCGTCGTCCAACGCCTTCGGCGTGCGTCCAGAGTCCAGAGTCCAAAAGGTAAGGAAATTCAAAATTCAAAATTCAAAATTCAAAATTCAAAAGACCTAACCCCTAACCCCCAACCCCCAACCCCTGATTTCTTCGTTCACCGCCGCTACGACCCGAA